The Budorcas taxicolor isolate Tak-1 chromosome 2, Takin1.1, whole genome shotgun sequence genome window below encodes:
- the PLCD4 gene encoding 1-phosphatidylinositol 4,5-bisphosphate phosphodiesterase delta-4 isoform X2 produces MHGLQLLVGFVTNMDQQERLDQWLSDWFQRGDKNQDGRMSFGEVQRLLHLMNVEMDQEYAFQLFQTADTSQSGTLEGEEFVEFYKSLTQRPEVQELFEKFSSDGQKLTLLEFVDFLQEEQKEGERASDLALELIDRYEPSESGKLRHVLSLDGFLGYLCSKDGDIFNPTCHSLYQDMTQPLNHYYINSSHNTYLVGDQLCGQSSVEGYIRALKRGCRCVEVDIWDGPSGEPIVYHGHTLTSRIPFKDVVAAIGQYAFQTSDYPVILSLENHCSWEQQEIIVRHLTEILGDQLLMTALDGQPPTQLPSPEDLRRKILVKGKKLMLEEEEEEPEAELEAEQEAKLDLEAQLESEPQELSPRSEDKKKKPKAILCPALSALVVYLKAVTFYSFTHSREHYHFYETSSFSETKAKSLIKEAGDEFVQHNTWQLSRVYPSGLRTDSSNYNPQEFWNAGCQMVAMNMQTAGLEMDLCDGLFRQNAGCGYVLKPDFLRDAQSSFHPERPISPFKAQTLIIQVISGQQLPKVDNTKEQSIVDPLVRVEIFGVRPDTTRQETSYVENNGFNPYWGQTLCFRILVPELALLRFVVKDYDWKSRNDFIGQYTLPWSCMQQGYRHIHLLSKDGLSLHPASIFVHICTQEVLEEAES; encoded by the exons ATGCACGGGCTCCAGCTGTTGGTGGGCTTTGTCACCAACATGGACCAACAGGAGAGGCTGGACCA ATGGCTGAGTGATTGGTTCCAGCGTGGAGACAAAAACCAGGATGGCCGGATGAGTTTCGGAGAGGTCCAACGGCTACTGCACCTGATGAATGTGGAAATGGACCAGGAATATGCCTTTCAGCTTTTCCAG ACAGCAGACACATCCCAGTCTGGGACTCTGGAGGGAGAAGAATTTGTAGAGTTCTATAAGTCATTGACTCAGCGTCCAGAGGTGCAGGAACTGTTTGAAAAGTTTTCATCTGATGGGCAGAAACTGACCCTGTTGGAATTTGTGGATTTCCTCCAAGAGGAGCAGAAGGAAGGAGAACGGGCTTCTGATCTTGCTCTGGAACTCATCGACCGCTATGAGCCTTCAGAAAGTG GCAAATTGCGGCACGTGCTGAGCTTGGACGGCTTCCTCGGCTACCTCTGCTCGAAGGACGGAGACATCTTCAATCCAACCTGCCACTCCCTCTACCAGGACATGACTCAACCCCTGAACCACTACTACATCAACTCCTCCCACAACACCTACCTGGTGGGGGACCAGCTTTGCGGCCAGAGCAGCGTGGAGGGATACATACG GGCCCTGAAGCGGGGGTGCCGCTGTGTGGAGGTGGATATATGGGATGGACCAAGCGGGGAACCTATTGTTTACCACGGACACACCCTGACCTCCCGCATCCCATTCAAAGATGTTGTGGCCGCTATAGGACAGTATGCCTTCCAG ACGTCAGACTATCCAGTCATCTTGTCGCTGGAGAACCACTGCAGCTGGGAGCAGCAGGAAATCATAGTGCGCCATCTGACGGAGATCCTGGGGGATCAGCTACTGATGACAGCCTTGGATGGGCAGCCTCCCACTCAGCTGCCCTCCCCTGAG GACCTTCGGAGGAAGATCCTTGTGAAGGGGAAGAAGCTAATgcttgaggaagaggaggaagagccaGAGGCTGAACTGGAGGCGGAGCAGGAGGCTAAGCTGGACTTGGAGGCCCAGCTGGAGTCTGAGCCCCAGGAGCTGAGCCCTCGCAGTGAGGACAAAAAGAAG aaACCCAAGGCCATCTTGTGTCCAGCCCTCTCTGCCCTGGTTGTCTACTTGAAGGCTGTCACCTTCTACAGCTTCACTCACTCGAGGGAGCACTACCACTTCTATGAAACATCATCTTTCTCTGAAACCAAGGCCAAGAGCCTCATCAAGGAGGCTG GCGATGAGTTTGTGCAGCACAATACCTGGCAGTTAAGCAGAGTATATCCCAGTGGCCTGAGGACGGATTCATCCAACTACAACCCCCAGGAATTCTGGAATGCAGGCTGCCAGATGG TGGCTATGAACATGCAGACAGCCGGGCTGGAGATGGACCTGTGTGATGGGCTCTTCCGCCAGAACGCTGGCTGTGGCTATGTGCTGAAGCCAGACTTCCTGCGCGACGCCCAGAGTTCCTTCCACCCTGAGAGGCCCATCAGCCCTTTCAAAGCCCAGACCCTCATAATCCAg GTAATCAGTGGTCAGCAACTCCCCAAAGTGGACAACACCAAAGAGCAGTCCATTGTGGACCCCTTGGTGAGAGTGGAGATCTTTGGCGTCCGCCCAGACACAACCCGGCAAGAGACCAGCTACGTGGAGAACAATG GTTTTAATCCATACTGGGGGCAGACACTGTGCTTTCGGATCCTGGTACCTGAACTGGCCCTGCTGCGTTTTGTGGTCAAAGACTATGACTGGAAATCCCGAAACGATTTCATTGGTCAGTACACCCTGCCGTGGAGCTGCATGCAGCAAG GTTACCGCCACATACACCTGCTCTCCAAGGATGGCCTCAGCCTTCACCCAGCTTCCATCTTCGTGCACATCTGCACACAGGAAGTGTTAGAGGAGGCTGAATCTTAA
- the PLCD4 gene encoding 1-phosphatidylinositol 4,5-bisphosphate phosphodiesterase delta-4 isoform X1 yields the protein MAYLLQGRLPVNQDLLLMQKGTLMRKVRSKSWKKLRFFRLQDDGMTVWHARQAGGRAKPSFSISDVDTVREGHESELLRNLAEEFPLEQGFTIVFHGRRSNLDLVANSVQEAQTWMHGLQLLVGFVTNMDQQERLDQWLSDWFQRGDKNQDGRMSFGEVQRLLHLMNVEMDQEYAFQLFQTADTSQSGTLEGEEFVEFYKSLTQRPEVQELFEKFSSDGQKLTLLEFVDFLQEEQKEGERASDLALELIDRYEPSESGKLRHVLSLDGFLGYLCSKDGDIFNPTCHSLYQDMTQPLNHYYINSSHNTYLVGDQLCGQSSVEGYIRALKRGCRCVEVDIWDGPSGEPIVYHGHTLTSRIPFKDVVAAIGQYAFQTSDYPVILSLENHCSWEQQEIIVRHLTEILGDQLLMTALDGQPPTQLPSPEDLRRKILVKGKKLMLEEEEEEPEAELEAEQEAKLDLEAQLESEPQELSPRSEDKKKKPKAILCPALSALVVYLKAVTFYSFTHSREHYHFYETSSFSETKAKSLIKEAGDEFVQHNTWQLSRVYPSGLRTDSSNYNPQEFWNAGCQMVAMNMQTAGLEMDLCDGLFRQNAGCGYVLKPDFLRDAQSSFHPERPISPFKAQTLIIQVISGQQLPKVDNTKEQSIVDPLVRVEIFGVRPDTTRQETSYVENNGFNPYWGQTLCFRILVPELALLRFVVKDYDWKSRNDFIGQYTLPWSCMQQGYRHIHLLSKDGLSLHPASIFVHICTQEVLEEAES from the exons ATGGCGTATCTGCTGCAAGGCC GGCTGCCCGTCAATCAAGATCTGCTGCTGATGCAGAAAGGCACACTGATGCGCAAGGTGAGGTCCAAAAGCTGGAAGAAGCTAAGATTCTTCAGACTTCAGGACGATGGCATGACAGTCTGGCATGCCCGGCAGGCCGGAGGCAGGGCCAAGCCCAGCT TCTCAATCTCCGATGTGGACACAGTACGTGAGGGCCACGAGTCTGAGTTGCTGCGCAACCTGGCAGAGGAATTCCCCCTGGAGCAGGGCTTCACCATCGTCTTCCACGGCCGCCGCTCCAACCTGGACCTGGTGGCCAACAGTGTCCAGGAAGCCCAGACCTGGATGCACGGGCTCCAGCTGTTGGTGGGCTTTGTCACCAACATGGACCAACAGGAGAGGCTGGACCA ATGGCTGAGTGATTGGTTCCAGCGTGGAGACAAAAACCAGGATGGCCGGATGAGTTTCGGAGAGGTCCAACGGCTACTGCACCTGATGAATGTGGAAATGGACCAGGAATATGCCTTTCAGCTTTTCCAG ACAGCAGACACATCCCAGTCTGGGACTCTGGAGGGAGAAGAATTTGTAGAGTTCTATAAGTCATTGACTCAGCGTCCAGAGGTGCAGGAACTGTTTGAAAAGTTTTCATCTGATGGGCAGAAACTGACCCTGTTGGAATTTGTGGATTTCCTCCAAGAGGAGCAGAAGGAAGGAGAACGGGCTTCTGATCTTGCTCTGGAACTCATCGACCGCTATGAGCCTTCAGAAAGTG GCAAATTGCGGCACGTGCTGAGCTTGGACGGCTTCCTCGGCTACCTCTGCTCGAAGGACGGAGACATCTTCAATCCAACCTGCCACTCCCTCTACCAGGACATGACTCAACCCCTGAACCACTACTACATCAACTCCTCCCACAACACCTACCTGGTGGGGGACCAGCTTTGCGGCCAGAGCAGCGTGGAGGGATACATACG GGCCCTGAAGCGGGGGTGCCGCTGTGTGGAGGTGGATATATGGGATGGACCAAGCGGGGAACCTATTGTTTACCACGGACACACCCTGACCTCCCGCATCCCATTCAAAGATGTTGTGGCCGCTATAGGACAGTATGCCTTCCAG ACGTCAGACTATCCAGTCATCTTGTCGCTGGAGAACCACTGCAGCTGGGAGCAGCAGGAAATCATAGTGCGCCATCTGACGGAGATCCTGGGGGATCAGCTACTGATGACAGCCTTGGATGGGCAGCCTCCCACTCAGCTGCCCTCCCCTGAG GACCTTCGGAGGAAGATCCTTGTGAAGGGGAAGAAGCTAATgcttgaggaagaggaggaagagccaGAGGCTGAACTGGAGGCGGAGCAGGAGGCTAAGCTGGACTTGGAGGCCCAGCTGGAGTCTGAGCCCCAGGAGCTGAGCCCTCGCAGTGAGGACAAAAAGAAG aaACCCAAGGCCATCTTGTGTCCAGCCCTCTCTGCCCTGGTTGTCTACTTGAAGGCTGTCACCTTCTACAGCTTCACTCACTCGAGGGAGCACTACCACTTCTATGAAACATCATCTTTCTCTGAAACCAAGGCCAAGAGCCTCATCAAGGAGGCTG GCGATGAGTTTGTGCAGCACAATACCTGGCAGTTAAGCAGAGTATATCCCAGTGGCCTGAGGACGGATTCATCCAACTACAACCCCCAGGAATTCTGGAATGCAGGCTGCCAGATGG TGGCTATGAACATGCAGACAGCCGGGCTGGAGATGGACCTGTGTGATGGGCTCTTCCGCCAGAACGCTGGCTGTGGCTATGTGCTGAAGCCAGACTTCCTGCGCGACGCCCAGAGTTCCTTCCACCCTGAGAGGCCCATCAGCCCTTTCAAAGCCCAGACCCTCATAATCCAg GTAATCAGTGGTCAGCAACTCCCCAAAGTGGACAACACCAAAGAGCAGTCCATTGTGGACCCCTTGGTGAGAGTGGAGATCTTTGGCGTCCGCCCAGACACAACCCGGCAAGAGACCAGCTACGTGGAGAACAATG GTTTTAATCCATACTGGGGGCAGACACTGTGCTTTCGGATCCTGGTACCTGAACTGGCCCTGCTGCGTTTTGTGGTCAAAGACTATGACTGGAAATCCCGAAACGATTTCATTGGTCAGTACACCCTGCCGTGGAGCTGCATGCAGCAAG GTTACCGCCACATACACCTGCTCTCCAAGGATGGCCTCAGCCTTCACCCAGCTTCCATCTTCGTGCACATCTGCACACAGGAAGTGTTAGAGGAGGCTGAATCTTAA
- the ZNF142 gene encoding zinc finger protein 142 — protein sequence MMTDTVLDSQPANSTGEMDGLCPELLLIPPPLSNHGILEPVHSPCPSANPPPLPPDPGCLLVEATATEEDTGNMEIIVEAVAGNLSPGAPGETPGVLVKVVEVYFCERCEQSFAEPTLLALHQCTETLIQPVQGLPTPPCSVELPPSNLTLPGPLQGQSPPDSPLPCPVCRQEFAQPQTLKSHFKMHWGTPDTFSCPESGCVFSTQDRKELHQHLRQTHRALPVPCSFRGCPLLFGSQQGMELHRQTHYPFHCNRCSFVGSNVKLFRQHQRSHGAGTQREPSAVMDLPSQELLPAPKVPPGMRKPSEETGAPSPGQESVEEEEEEGASRKSSQKALELEGTVASGPESLFKTHMCPECKRCFKKRTHLVEHLHLHFPDPSLQCPNCQKFFTSKSKLKTHLLRELGQKAHRCPLCHYSAVERNALNRHMASMHEDISNFYSDTYACPVCREEFRLSQALKEHLKSHAAAAAAEPLPLRCFQEGCSHTAPDRKAFVKHLKETHGVRAVECRHHSCPMLFATVEAMEAHHKSHYAFHCPHCDFACSNKHLFRKHKKQGHPGSEELRCTFCPFATFNPVAYQDHVGKMHAHEKIHQCPECSFATAHKRVLIRHMLLHTGEKPHKCELCDFTCRDVSYLSKHMLTHSNTKDYMCTECGYVTKWKHYLSVHMRKHAGDLRYQCNQCSYRCHRADQLSSHKLRHQGKSLMCEVCAFACKRKYELQKHMASQHHPGTPVPLYPCRYCSYQSRHKQALLSHENCKHTRLREFRCALCDYRTFSNTTLFFHKRKAHGYVPGDQVWQLRCASQEPEGARQCPTPSPDSEPASQLSAQPEGPDHDQGAVMDPTLIQALPETSEEGSAEKQDGSEVPQGDDLVGSPSPAEVDEGGCTLHLEALGVELGPVADPPLEEVTETAPVEFRPLDPPGPLSLEGPEGTLTELSTFEGAGTSDLGAEEPILEKSISQPPTNPPSSAEPPDGWVGTFKATTPTETAPLPQLPESESLLKALRRQDKEQAEALVLEGRVQMVVIQAEGRAFRCPHCPFITRREKALSLHSRAGCQGRREPLLCPECGASFKQQRGLSTHLLKKCPVLLRKNKGLPRPDSPIALQPLPLSTPASEDAEGGKTPAAPLEEIMLPRDAPSEPSREPEKIGEPLAVLSGSAVPPVGDSLPSEAPEKFHSEQGKFHCNSCAFLCSRLSSITSHVAEGCRGGRGGGGKRGAVQTQPALSPLSGGDSAPLSSGNTERSLGDGEPALLPKQKAARFSCPTCPFSCQQERALRTHQTRGCPLEPSGELRCGLCPFTAPAAAALRLHQKRRHPAATPARGPRPPLQCGDCGFTCKQSRCLQQHRRLKHEGVKPHQCPFCDFSTTRRYRLEAHQSRHTGVGRIRCSSCPQTFGTNSKLRLHRLRVHDKTPTHFCPLCDYSGYLRHDITRHVNSCHQGTPAFACPQCEAQFSSETALKQHALRRHPEPTLPTPGALAEAAEGPLHCTRCGLLCASPASLRGHTRKQHPRLECGACQEAFPSRPALDEHRRQQHFSHRCQLCDFAARERVGLVKHYLEQHEETSEAAAASAGGGDSGQPPLRCPFCDFACRHQLVLDHHVKGHGGTRLYKCTDCAYSTKNRQKITWHSRIHTGEKPYRCHLCPYACADPSRLKYHMRIHKEERKYLCPDCGYKCKWVNQLKYHMTKHTGLKPYQCPECEYCTNRADALRVHQETRHREARAFMCEQCGKAFKTRFLLRTHLRKHSEAKPYVCNVCHRAFRWAAGLRHHALTHTDRHPFFCRLCSYKAKQKFQVVKHVRRHHPDQADPNQGVGKDPTTPTVHLHDVQLEDPGPPAPAAPPTGPEG from the exons ATGATGACAGACACCGTGTTGGACTCACAGCCAGCCAACAGCACTGGGGAGATGGATGGACTGTGCCCTGAGCTACTGCTGATCCCCCCACCTCTCTCTAACCATGGAATCCTAGAGCCTGTCCATAGCCCCTGTCCTTCTGCAAACCCTCCACCTTTGCCTCCTGACCCAGGCTGCCTGTTGGTAGAAGCCACAGCCACTGAAGAGGacacagggaacatggagatCATTGTGGAAGCAGTAGCTGGAAATCTGTCCCCAGGTGCTCCTGGAGAGACTCCAG GTGTCCTGGTAAAGGTGGTGGAGGTGTACTTCTGTGAGCGCTGTGAGCAGAGCTTCGCAGAGCCCACTCTGCTGGCCCTGCACCAGTGCACTGAGACCCTTATTCAGCCCGTGCAGGGCCTCCCTACCCCGCCCTGCTCTGTAGAGCTGCCCCCCAGCAACCTCACTCTCCCCGGCCCTCTGCAGGGCCAGAGCCCACCAGATAGCCCCCTGCCATGCCCTGTGTGTAGACAAGAGTTTGCCCAACCCCAAACCCTGAAGAGCCACTTCAAGATGCACTGGGGCACCCCCGACACCTTCTCCTGCCCAGAATCTGGCTGTGTGTTCTCCACTCAAGATCGCAAGGAGCTCCACCAGCACCTGAGGCAGACCCACAGAGCGCTTCCGGTGCCCTGTTCCTTCCGGGGCTGCCCCCTGCTCTTTGGGAGCCAGCAGGGCATGGAGCTGCATCGGCAGACCCATTACCCTTTCCACTGCAACCGCTGCAGCTTCGTGGGCTCCAACGTCAAACTCTTCCGGCAGCATCAGCGGAGTCATGGGGCTGGGACGCAGCGAGAACCGTCTGCTGTAATGGATCTTCCTTCCCAGGAGTTGCTGCCAG CTCCCAAAGTGCCTCCAGGAATGAGAAAGCCTTCAGAGGAGACAGGAGCACCCTCACCTGGGCAGGAGTCagtggaagaggaggaagaggagggtgcTAGCCGGAAGAGCTCCCAGAAAGCCCTGGAGCTGGAAG GCACTGTGGCTTCTGGCCCCGAGTCCCTCTTCAAGACCCACATGTGTCCAGAATGCAAGCGCTGCTTCAAGAAGCGAACTCACCTGGTGGAGCACCTACACCTCCACTTCCCAGACCCCAGTCTCCAGTGCCCCAACTGCCAGAAGTTCTTCACCAGTAAGAGCAAGCTCAAGACCCACCTGCTGCGGGAACTGGGCCAGAAGGCCCACCGCTGCCCGCTGTGCCACTACAGCGCCGTAGAGAGGAACGCCCTCAACCGCCACATGGCCAGCATGCACGAGGACATCTCCAACTTCTACTCGGACACCTACGCCTGTCCCGTCTGCCGGGAGGAGTTCCGCCTCAGCCAGGCCCTGAAGGAGCACCTTAAGAGCCACGCCGCAGCCGCCGCGGCCGAGCCACTGCCCCTCCGCTGCTTCCAGGAGGGCTGCAGCCACACGGCACCCGACCGCAAGGCCTTCGTGAAGCACCTGAAGGAGACGCACGGGGTGCGGGCCGTGGAGTGCCGCCACCACTCGTGCCCCATGCTCTTCGCCACGGTGGAAGCCATGGAGGCCCACCACAAGAGCCACTATGCCTTCCACTGCCCCCACTGTGACTTCGCCTGCTCCAACAAGCACCTGTTCCGCAAACACAAGAAGCAGGGCCACCCCGGCAGTGAAGAGCTGCGCTGCACCTTCTGTCCCTTTGCCACCTTCAACCCGGTGGCCTACCAGGACCATGTGGGCAAGATGCACGCTCACGAGAAGATCCACCAGTGTCCTGAGTGCAGCTTTGCCACTGCCCACAAGAGGGTGCTCATCCGCCACATGCTGCTGCACACCG gtGAGAAGCCCCACAAGTGTgaactgtgcgacttcacttgcCGAGACGTGAGCTACCTGTCCAAGCACATGCTGACCCACTCCAACACCAAGGATTACATGTGTACCGAGTGCGGCTACGTCACCAAGTGGAAGCACTACCTCAGCGTGCACATGCGAAAACACGCAGGCGACCTCAG ATACCAGTGCAACCAGTGCTCCTACCGCTGCCACCGGGCCGATCAGCTGAGCAGCCACAAGCTGCGGCACCAGGGCAAGTCCCTGATGTGTGAGGTGTGTGCCTTCGCCTGCAAGCGGAAGTACGAGCTGCAGAAGCACATGGCTTCCCAGCACCACCCCGGGACGCCAGTGCCACTCTACCCCTGCCGCTACTGCAGCTACCAGAGCCGCCACAAGCAGGCGCTGCTGAGCCACGAGAACTGCAAGCACACCCGCCTCCGCGAGTTCCGCTGTGCCCTCTGTGACTACCGCACCTTCAGCAACACCACGCTCTTCTTCCACAAGCGCAAGGCCCATGGCTACGTGCCCGGCGACCAGGTCTGGCAGCTCCGCTGTGCCAGCCAGGAGCCAGAAGGGGCCAGGCAGTGCCCAACACCCTCACCAGACTCAGAGCCTGCAAGTCAACTGTCTGCCCAGCCTGAGGGGCCGGACCACGACCAAGGGGCTGTAATGGACCCCACCCTGATCCAGGCCCTGCCAGAGACCAGTGAGGAGGGCAGTGCTGAGAAACAGGACGGCAGCGAGGTTCCCCAGGGGGATGACCTGGTTGGCAGCCCCAGTCCAGCGGAGGTAGACGAGGGCGGCTGCACACTACACCTCGAGGCCCTGGGAGTCGAGCTGGGACCTGTGGCTGACCCACCCCTTGAGGAAGTCACCGAGACAGCTCCTGTGGAGTTCAGGCCCCTGGATCCCCCGGGGCCCCTGAGCCTGGAAGGGCCAGAGGGAACTTTGACAGAGCTGTCTACCTTTGAGGGTGCTGGAACTTCTGACTTGGGTGCTGAAGAGCCCATTCTGGAAAAGTCAATCTCTCAGCCCCCAACCAATCCTCCTTCCTCAGCGGAGCCCCCAGATGGCTGGGTGGGAACCTTCAAGGCAACTACACCCACTGAGACAgcacccctgccccagctccctgAGTCCGAGTCATTACTCAAGGCCCTAAGGAGGCAGGACAAAGAGCAGGCAGAGGCATTGGTGCTGGAAGGGCGAGTCCAGATGGTCGTGATTCAGGCAGAGGGGAGAGCTTTCCGCTGCCCACACTGCCCATTCATCACCCGCCGGGAGAAGGCCCTGAGTCTGCACTCCAGGGCTGGGTGCCAGGGCCGCcgagagcccctgctctgccccGAGTGTGGCGCTAGCTTTAAGCAGCAGCGTGGCCTCAGCACGCACCTGCTGAAAAAGTGCCCCGTTCTGCTCAGAAAGAACAAGGGCTTGCCCAGACCAGATTCACCCATTGCTCTGCAGCCTCTGCCCCTAAGCACCCCGGCCTCAGAGGATGCAGAAGGTGGGAAGACCCCAGCTGCACCATTAGAAGAGATCATGCTCCCAAGAGATGCTCCTTCTGAGCCTTCTAGGGAGCCAGAGAAGATAGGGGAGCCTCTTGCTGTGCTCTCTGGCTCTGCAGTCCCTCCTGTGGGAGACTCCTTGCCCTCAGAGGCCCCTGAGAAGTTCCACTCCGAGCAGGGCAAGTTTCACTGCAACTCATGTGCGTTCCTCTGCTCTCGCCTCTCCTCCATCACCTCTCACGTGGCTGAGGGCTGCCGGGGTGGACGTGGCGGGGGAGGAAAGCGCGGGGCCGTCCAGACCCAGCCTGCCCTGTCCCCCCTGAGCGGTGGGGATTCTGCACCCCTGAGCAGTGGGAATACAGAGCGCAGCCTGGGGGATGGGGAGCCGGCTCTGCTGCCAAAGCAGAAGGCGGCCCGCTTCTCCTGCCCCACGTGTCCCTTTAGCTGTCAGCAAGAGCGGGCTCTGCGGACTCACCAGACCCGGGGCTGCCCCCTGGAGCCCTCTGGAGAGCTGCGCTGCGGCCTCTGCCCCTTCACTGCTCCCGCTGCTGCTGCCCTGAGGCTCCACCAGAAGCGCCGGCACCCTGCCGCCACCCCAGCCCGAGGCCCCCGGCCCCCTCTGCAGTGCGGGGACTGTGGCTTCACCTGTAAGCAGAGCCGGTGCCTGCAGCAGCACAGACGGCTGAAGCACGAGGGGGTGAAGCCACATCAGTGCCCCTTCTGTGACTTCTCCACCACCCGAAGGTACCGGCTCGAGGCCCACCAGTCCCGACACACAGGGGTTGGCCGCATCCGCTGCAGCTCCTGTCCTCAGACGTTCGGTACCAACTCCAAACTGCGCCTGCACCGGCTGAGGGTGCACGACAAAACGCCTACCCACTTCTGTCCTCTCTGTGACTACAGCGGCTACCTCCGCCATGACATCACCCGCCACGTCAACAGCTGCCACCAGGGCACCCCGGCCTTTGCCTGCCCTCAGTGTGAAGCCCAGTTCAGCTCCGAGACAGCGCTCAAGCAGCACGCACTGCGCCGGCATCCAGAGCCCACACTGCCCACCCCCGGCGCTCTGGCAGAGGCCGCCGAGGGCCCCCTGCACTGCACCCGCTGCGGGCTGCTGTGCGCCAGCCCCGCCAGCCTACGGGGGCACACCCGGAAGCAGCACCCCCGGCTCGAGTGTGGGGCCTGCCAGGAGGCCTTCCCTAGCCGGCCGGCACTGGACGAGCACCGGAGGCAGCAGCATTTCAGCCACCGCtgccagctctgtgactttgctGCCCGGGAGCGGGTGGGCCTGGTGAAGCACTACTTGGAGCAGCATGAGGAGACTTCCGAGGCAGCTGCAGCCTCGGCCGGCGGGGGGGACTCTGGCCAGCCCCCTCTGCGCTGCCCCTTCTGTGACTTTGCCTGCCGCCACCAGCTGGTGCTTGATCACCATGTGAAAGGGCACGGGGGCACCCGGCTCTACAAGTGCACGGACTGTGCTTACAGCACCAAGAACCGGCAGAAGATCACCTGGCACAGCCGTATCCACACCGGGGAAAAGCCCTACCGCTGTCACCTCTGTCCCTATGCCTGTGCGGACCCCTCTCGCCTCAAG TACCATATGCGGATCCACAAGGAGGAACGGAAGTATCTGTGCCCTGACTGTGGCTACAAGTGCAAGTGGGTCAACCAGCTCAAGTACCACATGACCAAGCACACAG GACTGAAGCCATACCAGTGTCCCGAGTGTGAGTACTGCACCAACCGGGCCGACGCGCTGCGCGTGCACCAGGAGACACGGCACCGGGAAGCTCGGGCCTTCATGTGCGAGCAGTGTGGCAAAGCCTTCAAGACGCGCTTCCTGCTGCGCACCCACCTGCGCAAGCACAGCGAGGCCAAGCCCTACGTGTGCAATGTGTGCCACCGGGCTTTCCGCTGGGCCGCCGGCCTGCGCCATCACGCCCTCACCCACACCGACCGCCACCCCTTCTTCTGCCGCCTCTGCAGCTACAAGGCCAAGCAGAAATTCCAGGTGGTCAAGCACGTGCGCAGGCACCACCCTGACCAGGCTGACCCCAACCAAGGCGTGGGCAAAGACCCCACCACTCCCACGGTGCATCTGCACGACGTGCAACTCGAAGACCCTGGCCCGCCTGCTCCTGCTGCTCCACCCACTGGACCCGAGGGCTGA